The Primulina eburnea isolate SZY01 chromosome 13, ASM2296580v1, whole genome shotgun sequence genome includes a region encoding these proteins:
- the LOC140810217 gene encoding uncharacterized protein: MLKLLGKWNASIGDVILDKAPGNARYTSQEVQKEILHIIGNRVRNKIHDEIRDSKFCILVDEAKDVSNKENMAIILRFVDAHGYDGASNMSGAFKGLQALFLEDCQYAYYVHCFANRLQLALVSAAEKEISIWLFFSNLTTIANLVTYSSKRNAKLQSYQVNEIARSIVTGERETGRGTNQID; this comes from the exons ATGTTAAAACTATTGGGGAAATGGAATGCTAGTATTGGTGATGTTATCTTAGATAAGGCTCCTGGAAATGCAAGATATACCTCACAAGAAGTTCAAAAAGAAATCTTGCATATTATTGGTAATAGAGTCAGAAATAAAATTCATGATGAAATTAGAGATTCTAAGTTTTGTATTTTGGTGGATGAAGCGAAAGATGTATCTAACAAAGAAAATATGGCTATAATTTTGAGATTTGTTGATGCCCATG GGTATGATGGTGCTAGTAACATGAGTGGTGCTTTTAAAGGATTGCAAGCTTTATTTCTTGAAGATTGCCAATATGCATATTATGTACATTGTTTTGCCAATCGACTCCAACTAGCATTAGTTTCAGCAGCTGAAAAGGAGATCTCTATATggcttttcttttcaaatctgACGACTATTGCCAATCTTGTTACATATTCTTCCAAGCGCAATGCCAAGTTACAATCTTATCAAGTTAATGAAATTGCACGTTCTATTGTTACCGGTGAACGTGAGACTGGGCGAGGAACTAATCAGATTG ATTGA
- the LOC140810216 gene encoding uncharacterized protein, with protein MDCAREAVSFSNWLFESLNKIPKAAQTILSATLWSIWRYRNEKLWNGVSRHLQTTVSLGYDLLWNWTQAQKTSTKDQASSSRRDTDDRWTKPPDPYVKCNVNAAMFKEHRAVGFGAVVRDSTWEFMVSKTSVKQGMFEVKEAEALALLDAIAWTTSLELHDIIYETDSKTVVNAITSKNVDHKEFGSIISSCRTLLDGHPSFKIQHARRQANMVAHTLAREAISYDNPFIMIHPPDILCNFISHDCEDNF; from the coding sequence ATGGATTGTGCAAGAGAAGCAGTATCATTCTCAAATTGGTTATTTGAAAGTCTGAATAAAATCCCAAAGGCTGCACAAACAATCCTATCGGCTACATTATGGAGCATATGGCGCTATCGAAATGAGAAACTATGGAACGGTGTGTCTAGACATCTGCAAACCACAGTGTCACTCGGCTATGATCTGCTATGGAACTGGACTCAGGCACAAAAGACCTCTACAAAAGATCAAGCCTCAAGTTCTCGGCGGGATACAGATGATCGATGGACGAAACCACCTGATCCATATGTGAAATGCAATGTCAATGCGGCAATGTTTAAGGAACATCGAGCTGTTGGATTCGGGGCTGTGGTACGAGACTCGACATGGGAATTCATGGTAAGCAAAACAAGTGTGAAGCAAGGTATGTTTGAAGTTAAGGAGGCCGAAGCACTTGCCCTTCTTGACGCTATCGCATGGACAACCTCTCTTGAACTCCATGACATTATATATGAAACCGACTCAAAGACGGTGGTAAATGCGATCACCTCAAAGAATGTGGATCACAAAGAGTTTGGCTCAATAATATCCAGTTGCCGTACACTTCTCGACGGGCATCCTTCATTCAAAATTCAACATGCTAGAAGACAAGCAAATATGGTGGCGCACACTCTTGCTCGCGAGGCCATATCTTATGATAATCCTTTTATTATGATTCACCCTCCAGATATCTTATGTAATTTCATCTCCCACGATTGTGAGGACAACTTTTGA
- the LOC140809353 gene encoding serine/threonine-protein kinase SAPK7-like: MENYELVKDIGSGNFGVARLMRKKDTKELVAMKYIERGHKIDENVAREIINHRSLRHPNIVRFKELVLTPTHLAIVMEYAAGGELFERICNAGRFSEDEARYFFQQLISGVNYCHSMQICHRDLKLENTLLDGSPAPRLKICDFGYSKSSLLHSRPKSTVGTPAYIAPEVLSRREYDGKLADVWSCGVTLYVMLVGAYPFEDQDDPKNFRKTIQRIMAIQYKIPEYVHISQDCRHLLSRIFVANPSRRISIKDIKSHPWFLKNLPRELTDAAQSAYYHRENPTFSVQSVEVIMKIVEEAKTPPPVSRLVGGFGWGGEEDDDKEEDIEEEEEDDEEDEYDKQVKAVHASGEVPLV, encoded by the exons ATGGAAAATTACGAGCTTGTGAAGGACATAGGGTCTGGAAATTTCGGGGTGGCCAGGCTTATGAGGAAAAAGGATACCAAGGAGCTTGTTGCTATGAAATACATTGAAAGAGGACACAAG ATTGATGAGAACGTGGCTCGAGAGATCATTAATCATAGATCACTTCGGCATCCAAATATAGTTCGATTCAAGGAG TTGGTTTTAACACCAACGCATCTAGCTATTGTTATGGAGTATGCTGCAGGTGGAGAGCTCTTCGAGAGAATCTGCAATGCTGGAAGATTCAGTGAAGATGAG GCGAGGTATTTCTTTCAGCAACTTATATCTGGAGTCAATTACTGCCACTCTATG CAAATATGCCATCGCGACTTGAAGCTGGAGAATACCCTATTGGATGGAAGCCCAGCCCCACGCCTTAAAATATGCGATTTCGGTTACTCAAAG TCATCTCTTCTTCATTCGAGACCCAAATCCACAGTGGGCACTCCTGCTTATATTGCTCCAGAGGTGCTATCTAGAAGAGAATATGATGGAAAG CTGGCCGATGTTTGGTCTTGTGGTGTGACTCTATATGTCATGCTGGTTGGAGCATATCCTTTCGAAGATCAAGATGatccaaagaacttcaggaaaACCATCCAA AGAATCATGGCGATTCAGTATAAGATACCCGAGTATGTTCACATatctcaagattgtaggcaccTCCTTTCTCGCATATTTGTTGCCAATCCATCAAGG AGAATCTCGATTAAAGACATCAAGTCACACCCATGGTTTTTGAAGAATTTACCTAGAGAATTAACAGATGCAGCTCAAAGTGCGTATTACCATAGAGAAAACCCAACCTTTTCCGTTCAATCCGTGGAGGTTATTATGAAAATCGTGGAAGAGGCTAAAACTCCTCCTCCAGTCTCTCGCTTGGTTGGAGGCTTTGGGTGGGGAGGTGAAGAGGACGACGATAAAGAGGAAGACATAGAAGAGGAAGAggaagatgatgaagaagatgaatACGATAAACAAGTGAAGGCCGTGCATGCCAGTGGGGAAGTGCCTCTCGTATGA